A segment of the Streptomyces sp. NBC_01235 genome:
CCCCCACCCAAGGGCAGGAGTTCCTCCTGGCGAGCGCGCCCGGCAACGTCGCCGCGGGCGAGGACATCCGCAACCTGACCCGCGCCCAGGCCCAGGAACTGCGGCTGCCCGACCACGACTTCTGGCTCTTTGACTCGAAGATCCTCGCCCGATTTGCCTTCGACGACGCGGACACCACTCTGGGCGTGTACGTCACCGAGGACCCGGCCGAAGTCCTCGCCGCCTGCCAGGCCAGGGACGCCGCCTGGCACCATGCCATACGTACCGAGGAGTTCGCCGGGCGGGTACGTTCCACCATGTGAGCACGGATTACCAGACCGCCAGAGAAGCCCTCGGCGCGCGGCTGCGCGAGCTGCGCACCGAGGCCGGTCTGGAAGGCAGGGTTCTTGCCGCCAAGCTCGGTTGTCAGCCCTCCAAAGTCTCCCGGCTCCAGAACGGCAAGCAGACTCCGACCGCTACCGACCTGACCGCGTGGGCGCTGGCCTGTGGCCAGCCAGATGTCGAGGCCGAACTCCAAGGCCTGCGGGCCGGGCTGGAGATGAAGCAGCGGCATCGGTCTTGGCGACGCCAGTTGGCGGGCGGACACCGAGGCCGTCAGGAGATCGCCGTCCGGCAGTCCGAAGCCACGAAGGCGATCCGCGGGCTTGAGGTGTCACGCGTTCCGGGGCTGTTCCAGACGCCGGAGTACGCCCGCGTCATCTTCGACGCCAACGCAGAGTTCCGGGGGATCACACCGACCACCGAGGCCGCCGTCGAGGCCCGGATGCGCCGCCAAGAGGTGCTGTACGACCCGGAGAAGTCGTTCCGGTTCCTCGTGTGCGAGGCCGCGCTGTACCACCGCTCCTGTCCTGCGGACGTGATGGCCGAGCAACTGGACCGGCTGTACAACCTGGTGGGCCAGCGCCGAATCGAGCTCGGCATCCTGCCCTTCGGCGCGCAGCTACGGCGTACGGCCCCGCATGCCTTCTGGATCTACGACCGCCGGTTGGTCATCGTCGAGACGATCAGTGAAGAGTTGTGGCTCAACGGCGAGGACGACATCCAGCTGTACGAGCGGGCATGGGACTGGCTGGCGGAGTCCGCCGAGTACGGTGCGACCGCGCGCCGTCTGATCGGCCGGGCGAGGGCGTCTTTGGATCTCCCGTAGGCAACCGGCCGCAAGCGCCGTACCGGCATCCGCAATCCTGCGCAATCGCCACGCAGATGCGCAATTGCGCCGCCTAACGTCCTGGTCATGGCCATCAAGCCCGCCCGGTCCACCCGGCAGGCAGGACAGGACTGGCTCCTGGCCTGCGCTCGAAATCCCACTGCCGTGCGTCGCGCACGGGCCGCCGAGGAGTTCGCCCGAATTCCAAGCGGCGAGCACTGGCGCGTAGCCGAGGGGCCGTTGCTCCCTTCTCTCTGCGCCATGACAAACCTGGGCAGCCGACGACTCGGACCCGTTCTGGCGGACGTGGCGGCAGGACGGGCCTGGTGGCTACTGCCTGCGGACCTCTGTGACGAACTTGACGACGTGCCACAGCTGATCGTGCACCTACCCGGCTGGCTGCTCCTCAGCCCGCCCGTCCTGTACGCGATCGGCGACCGCGGCTGGCTAGAACGCCCGGACGGATCCGGCCGCCTCACCGACCCGACCGCTCTCAGCGGAGCGTTCGGCGCCGGTGGACGACTTCTCGCGGAGGCCCTCGCATGACATCCGCTGCAGCCTCCGTAGGTGCGACGTCCGACGAACCTGACCCCCCGCCGCTCGGCGAGCTTCTCGTGCGCTCAGCGGTCGGCCTCCGCGAAGGCGTCGCAGTGCAGGCCCTCGTCGAAGAGGAAGAACTCCTCTCCCGGGAGAACATCCGAACCGCGCTTGTGACGAAGCATGACGGTGTCATGACCTGCCGGTGGGAGGGCATTGCGGGGCGCCTCTACACTCTCGGGCTCGACGACGGCGAGCGCATGTTCCTCGGCCTGGTGCTGTCGATCGTGGGTGTACGGCAGAGCTCCCTCGCTGACGTGCGCTACCTCGACGAGCACCGTTTGAAGATCGTGCTTCAGGCGCTGATGCGACTGGCCGGCACTGACTGGATCGCGATCGGCATACGGCTGTGAGCCGTCGTCGGTCGTCGGATTGATCCCACCCTCGCTGCTTCCCGCTGCGCACGGCTTTCGCCTTGCTGCGTGGCGGTGCAAGTTCCCTGTCCCCGAGTACGCGACAGGCTGCCGCGTGCTCCGGGAGAGGGCTGCCCGAAGGTCCTCCGACTGTGAGGTGAACTCGTGTTCCACACCGTCCTGTTACTGGCCGCAGAGCCCCCCATCCAGCCCCCGCCCGGCAGCGGCACCAGCACGAAGGAGGTCACCCGATGACCCCCACCGCCGTCGCCACCGAGACCCGCACCGGCCGTTCTCTCGTCACCGACACGGAGTTCGAGACCCTCGCCGCGTTCTGTGCCGACGAGTACGGCCTGGAACGCTGCGTCGCCGACCAGGTCATCGACCAGGCCCTCGCCCTCGTCTTCGTCATGGGGACCAGCGGCGACGGCGCGAGCATGGCGCCCTCGCAGCAGGTCGATCCCGGCTGGCACACGCTCATCCTGCACACCGGCTGGTACGCCGACTGGTGCCGGCGCAGCTTCGGCTACTTCCTGCACCACCAACCCAACTCCACAGTCCGTACGCGCGGGCTGATGGTCGACGTCGTCGGCCGATTGCGCGCCGCGGGCTTCGACGTCGACGAACGGCTGTGGGGCACAGCCGCCGAATGCAACCCGCCCACCTGCTGCGGCGACGGCGACGGCTGCTGACATCCCCTCCCTCACCGTGCGGGTCGGCCGTCCCCACGGCCGACCCGCACCTCCAAGCGCCAGAACGGACTAACCCACTTGTCCCTTACCGAGCTGACCGCCACCAGTCGCGTCACCGTCTTCCCCCTCGACAACCTCACTGTCGCCTACACCACCCACTCCAGCGACGCACGCGGCCTCGGCGACATCGGACTCGTCACCGTCGTAGACGAACAGACCAACGGCGATGAGCTCTGGCGGCTCGCCCGCGACCTCGGCGGCCGACCCCAGGGCTCCGACCAAGCCCGATGGATCCTCACTCAGGCAAGCCGCGCCCGCGCGGTCGCCGCGTACACGAACCTGGCGGACGCCAAGTGGACGGCGCACATCCGTCGGCGCTTCGAACTCGACGCGCTCTTCGCAAACCACGAAGTCCTCATGACCGGCCGGATCACTCTGGAGAATCACTAAGCAACTAAGCGGAAACGCCACCTCGCCCACGCCCAGCTCGGCCAGCATGAGCCCGAACTCGCCGTGTCCACAGCCAACAAGATCCCCGCCCCAGCTCGGCACGGACGCACCGCCCGTCTGCTGAGCACCTTCGGACACCGGCTCCACGCCCTCGTCCCTGACGCCCCCGCCACTCGTGAGTGGTTCGAAACGGAGCTCCTGTGAGCCTTGAGTTGCGCCACCACACCGCCGTCGAGCCCGTGCGCCGGACGATCGTCGACATCCACGTCGAGGTCCGTCAGCGCGACCTGGGCCTCACGGGTCCCTTCTACTCCGCCGAACGCTTCGACGAGCGCCTGACAGGACACAGCTCGCTGCCCGGGTGGGAGACAGTCGTCGCGTACGACGGGACCGAGCCCGCCGGTTTCGCGTACGCCACCCCGTTGGGCCCCGGCACTCGCTGGTGGCGAGCCATGACGACCCCACTGCCCGACGGGTACACGGCGGAGACGGGCAAGCGCACGCTCGCGCTGAACGAGATCGTGGTCCGGCGCCCGTGGCGCGGGACCGGCCTCGCCCTCCGCATCCACGAGGAACTTCTGGCAGGCCGAGAAGAGGACCGGGTCACGCTGTTGGTCAATCCGAAGGCGGGAGACGGCAAGGTCCAAGCCGTCTACGAGCGCTGGGGCTACGAGAAGATCGGCGAGCAGCAGCCGTTCGCGGACTCCCCGGTCTTCGCCTCGATGATGCGCGATCCGCTGCACCAGGTCTGAGTTGACCCGTTCGGTCGGCACTGGTGCCTCTGAGCGACTCGGGTGAGGCCGATCAACAGACCGCTCAGGGTGCTTCGTCGTTACAGGGTCTCTATCGCCTTCAGCATCAGGGACCGTGCCTCGGCTCCGTGGACGGCCATGCTGCGCAGCCGCTCGAAAGCCTTGATGTACAGGCGCCGGGGCCACTGCCATGAACCGCCATGAACCCAATGTGCCTGCCGATGGCGCGGGTTGGTACGGCACGACAAGATATGCGGCCATGACGACCATTACGAGCGCGGAGACCGCGGTGGAGTACGCCCGCGAGAACGGGTGGAGCACGGAGACGGTGCTTACGACCTTCGGCCAGGTGACGGTGAAGATCGTGAAGTGTGTCAAGGGGCTGAAGACCGTGTCAGGCGTGTGGGCAACAGCTCCGGACTTGCAGCTCCCCTGGCACACCTACTGGTGCAAGGGCTTCTACAGTTCAGGCAGCGGATCGGACCGCATGA
Coding sequences within it:
- a CDS encoding helix-turn-helix domain-containing protein; this translates as MSTDYQTAREALGARLRELRTEAGLEGRVLAAKLGCQPSKVSRLQNGKQTPTATDLTAWALACGQPDVEAELQGLRAGLEMKQRHRSWRRQLAGGHRGRQEIAVRQSEATKAIRGLEVSRVPGLFQTPEYARVIFDANAEFRGITPTTEAAVEARMRRQEVLYDPEKSFRFLVCEAALYHRSCPADVMAEQLDRLYNLVGQRRIELGILPFGAQLRRTAPHAFWIYDRRLVIVETISEELWLNGEDDIQLYERAWDWLAESAEYGATARRLIGRARASLDLP
- a CDS encoding N-acetyltransferase, yielding MSLELRHHTAVEPVRRTIVDIHVEVRQRDLGLTGPFYSAERFDERLTGHSSLPGWETVVAYDGTEPAGFAYATPLGPGTRWWRAMTTPLPDGYTAETGKRTLALNEIVVRRPWRGTGLALRIHEELLAGREEDRVTLLVNPKAGDGKVQAVYERWGYEKIGEQQPFADSPVFASMMRDPLHQV